The Candidatus Izemoplasma sp. genome has a window encoding:
- a CDS encoding class I SAM-dependent methyltransferase, with protein MNNIIDYAHTLAKKHIQKDSVVVDATCGNGHDTVFLANLTDTLYAFDIQQDAIKNTLNRLNQNAIGHVTLIHDSHINISQHVSQKIDFVMFNLGYLPGGDKSITTKSDSTVQAIKNLFPKLNSKGLIVLVVYVGHTAGEIESHALIHDLKRLSKLEYFVTMHRLINHETAPYVISIKKRF; from the coding sequence ATGAATAACATAATTGACTATGCACATACTCTTGCGAAAAAGCATATACAAAAAGACAGTGTTGTTGTGGATGCAACATGCGGAAATGGTCATGATACTGTTTTTTTAGCGAACCTCACGGATACACTTTATGCGTTTGATATTCAACAAGATGCAATTAAAAATACACTTAATCGTTTAAATCAAAACGCTATTGGTCATGTGACACTGATTCATGATAGTCACATAAATATTTCACAGCACGTTTCTCAAAAAATAGATTTTGTCATGTTTAATCTAGGGTACTTACCCGGTGGTGATAAATCGATTACAACAAAATCTGACTCAACTGTTCAAGCCATTAAAAATCTATTCCCTAAGCTTAATTCAAAAGGATTAATTGTGCTTGTCGTTTATGTAGGTCACACGGCTGGAGAAATCGAGTCACATGCGTTAATTCACGATCTAAAAAGATTATCGAAACTTGAGTATTTTGTTACAATGCATCGATTAATAAATCATGAGACTGCGCCTTATGTCATTTCAATCAAAAAACGGTTTTAA
- a CDS encoding bifunctional UDP-sugar hydrolase/5'-nucleotidase, whose product MKRILILCLSILFLVSCGPQTVDDDIDCAEYPNHIDCIEETNDRDTVPTDFIDIYYINDLHGAILSDGEELGLANIANLILTKKADNPDNVLFLGGGDLLQGSALSNYYYGESTIELLNMMDMDAMVIGNHEFDWGLDTVLAYQDGNLENGEAEFPFLGANIFYEGTDDIPVLLDPYTIIEKGDKRVGVIGTIGDSLERSIATKRVEGYEFRDSVSLIAQYSRYLRTEENCDIIISLAHESGDINSALNELEGEERIDVIFNAHSHQSFASLLGGVPQIQSSANGELVGFVRIHFNEGIVSTYEIDNLSPYKEPLLSEANSAVSEQIEIYVTETDAIFNTPIITSGDDYSTYELSEWLTEVMVQATRSDIAFHNYGGTRSSIEENDTITKSTIYDIWPFDNIIKTVELKGSVINALISANQLAYHTDVSTFDDDTLYKVATNDYVFDKPTNPFLDGSNIVNTGIILRDMVEDELLLQSELYDAFYITNGLLINPLINTTTYHYKSRYN is encoded by the coding sequence ATGAAACGGATACTCATATTATGTTTATCAATACTTTTTTTAGTTAGTTGCGGGCCTCAAACAGTTGATGATGATATAGATTGTGCTGAATACCCAAACCATATTGACTGTATTGAAGAAACCAATGATCGCGATACTGTACCCACCGACTTTATTGATATCTATTATATCAATGACTTACACGGTGCTATTTTATCTGATGGTGAAGAACTTGGCCTTGCTAATATTGCAAATCTCATACTAACAAAGAAAGCTGACAATCCTGATAATGTACTATTTTTAGGTGGTGGCGACTTATTACAAGGGTCTGCTTTATCCAACTATTATTATGGTGAATCAACGATTGAACTATTAAATATGATGGACATGGATGCTATGGTTATTGGTAATCATGAATTTGATTGGGGCTTAGATACTGTATTAGCCTATCAAGATGGCAACTTAGAAAATGGTGAAGCAGAATTTCCGTTTCTTGGGGCAAATATTTTTTATGAAGGCACTGATGATATTCCAGTTTTATTAGACCCTTATACGATTATTGAAAAAGGCGATAAACGTGTTGGTGTGATTGGAACGATTGGTGACTCACTTGAGCGCTCTATCGCAACAAAGCGTGTTGAAGGCTACGAATTTAGGGATAGTGTCTCTTTAATAGCCCAATATAGTCGATATTTAAGAACCGAAGAAAACTGTGATATCATTATTTCACTCGCTCACGAGTCAGGGGATATAAACAGTGCTTTGAATGAGTTAGAGGGTGAAGAGCGTATAGATGTTATTTTCAATGCCCACTCACATCAATCTTTTGCATCACTTCTTGGTGGGGTACCACAAATCCAATCAAGCGCAAACGGTGAATTGGTTGGATTTGTTAGAATTCATTTTAACGAAGGCATTGTCTCAACATATGAAATTGACAACTTAAGTCCCTATAAAGAACCGTTACTCTCAGAAGCAAACAGTGCTGTTAGTGAACAAATCGAGATATATGTTACCGAAACCGATGCAATTTTCAATACACCCATCATTACAAGTGGCGATGACTATTCAACATATGAGTTATCTGAATGGCTCACAGAAGTCATGGTACAAGCCACACGTAGTGATATTGCTTTTCATAATTATGGCGGTACACGCTCGTCAATTGAAGAGAATGACACCATTACAAAAAGTACAATTTATGATATTTGGCCTTTTGATAACATCATAAAAACCGTCGAGCTTAAGGGCTCTGTCATCAATGCATTGATTTCTGCCAATCAATTAGCTTATCATACAGATGTTTCAACCTTTGACGATGATACATTATACAAGGTTGCCACCAATGATTACGTTTTTGATAAACCAACAAATCCATTTCTAGATGGTTCTAATATTGTCAATACTGGGATTATTTTAAGAGATATGGTAGAAGATGAATTATTACTGCAAAGTGAACTCTACGATGCCTTTTACATTACTAATGGTCTATTAATTAATCCCCTCATCAACACCACAACCTATCATTATAAATCCAGATACAATTAA
- a CDS encoding DUF819 family protein, with protein sequence MIAFLQLIAIFTIPVLILRHSDFVITRWFGTIGAAYLAGIIVALSVYVLNQFGVAISLSTDVGEIGSHLAISIAIPLLLFSANLKEAKKLSKTVLLSFTSLIISTIIVSSLTFILYAHTLDNGAELSGMAVGLYTGGTPNLNALGKIFQLDNTTIGIANLSDMMIGAVFYVFLLLLCKPLLVKILPTEKDTLYLVETSNIDNTDDLKLQHFKLSKPLFKRVLLAFFIAVIGALCGVLVWLILGSNQGQLIDLLVPIMMITVTILGIIGSFNKTIRETKGMNVVGQYFILVFSFALASSLDFSRMQNLFVSILILYGVITVGVFVMHTFFSKLLRIGPDCTMVTLTAGLYGPAFVPAITKQIDNDDLTVPGLITGSIGYAVGTFLGALLIILYMG encoded by the coding sequence ATGATTGCATTTTTACAATTAATAGCCATTTTTACCATTCCAGTGCTCATACTAAGACATAGTGATTTTGTGATAACACGTTGGTTTGGGACGATTGGTGCGGCATATTTAGCGGGAATTATTGTCGCGTTAAGTGTGTATGTGTTAAACCAATTCGGTGTCGCTATTTCCTTATCAACAGATGTTGGTGAAATCGGCTCACATCTTGCGATTAGTATTGCCATTCCATTACTCCTTTTTAGTGCTAACTTAAAAGAGGCGAAGAAACTATCGAAAACCGTATTACTTTCGTTTACATCATTAATTATCTCAACCATTATTGTGTCATCTCTAACGTTTATATTATATGCCCATACTTTAGATAATGGTGCAGAACTTTCAGGGATGGCGGTTGGACTATATACTGGGGGAACCCCTAACTTGAATGCGCTAGGTAAAATTTTTCAACTTGACAATACCACAATTGGTATAGCTAACTTATCAGACATGATGATTGGTGCTGTGTTTTATGTTTTTCTATTACTTTTGTGTAAACCATTATTAGTTAAAATTTTACCAACAGAAAAGGATACGTTATACTTAGTCGAGACTTCTAATATTGATAATACCGATGATTTGAAATTGCAACATTTTAAATTGTCTAAACCCCTATTTAAACGGGTGTTACTTGCCTTTTTTATCGCGGTTATAGGGGCTTTATGTGGTGTGCTTGTTTGGCTCATACTTGGTAGTAATCAAGGACAGTTAATTGATTTATTAGTGCCAATCATGATGATCACAGTAACGATATTAGGTATTATTGGATCATTCAATAAAACGATTCGTGAAACAAAGGGGATGAATGTTGTGGGGCAATATTTTATCTTGGTCTTTAGTTTTGCTTTAGCATCAAGTTTAGACTTTTCCCGCATGCAAAATCTTTTTGTCAGTATTCTAATTCTTTATGGAGTGATTACTGTTGGCGTATTTGTTATGCATACATTTTTCAGTAAACTCTTACGTATTGGACCTGACTGCACGATGGTCACATTAACCGCAGGACTATATGGTCCCGCATTTGTTCCTGCGATTACAAAACAGATTGATAATGATGACTTGACTGTGCCAGGCCTTATCACAGGTAGTATTGGATATGCAGTGGGGACCTTCTTAGGTGCATTGTTAATTATTTTATATATGGGGTGA
- a CDS encoding DUF3899 domain-containing protein, which produces MKRFLVLFFSSLLLIFVIMSVRYDTYKLRYLVDIVWLVGVLYFAIGIFALNNVRRLFRTISFSAKRFLNRDLTHASYYDYYMSKEQQEMTTGVPALLVGLIHIAFSLITSYIYFV; this is translated from the coding sequence TTGAAACGATTTCTTGTTTTATTCTTTTCAAGTTTATTGCTCATTTTTGTGATTATGTCCGTGCGATATGATACCTATAAGTTACGCTATTTAGTTGATATTGTTTGGCTTGTGGGTGTATTGTATTTTGCTATTGGGATATTCGCATTAAACAATGTAAGACGATTGTTCCGTACGATCTCATTTTCAGCTAAACGTTTTCTTAATCGAGATCTCACTCACGCGTCGTACTATGATTACTATATGAGTAAAGAACAACAAGAAATGACAACGGGTGTACCGGCGTTACTTGTCGGGTTAATCCATATTGCATTTTCACTTATTACATCGTATATATACTTTGTATAA
- a CDS encoding ATP-binding cassette domain-containing protein → MSTQDRTNETPILSVRNLKTYFLNGTGKYRMLVKAIDNVSFDVYKGEVFGLVGESGCGKTTTGRTIIKLHNPTDGEIYFKGQRIGAGFRQLQTEIKEIRMNEELSNQEKRQMIAERQKEIRERVRDNNNVDFDLMKDMQMIFQDPIASLNPRMTVKEIIAEGLRIAGERDEDLINEKVNDVLKTVGLLPEHASRYPHEFSGGQRQRIGIARALVVSPDFIIADEPISALDVSIQAQVMNLLNDLRDELGITILFIAHDLSVVKYFSNRIGVMYYGNLVELADSKELFLNPLHPYTRSLLSAVPLPDPRYEKNRKRIRYNPEEVHDYSEQEPTLQEIKPGHYVLANDEELAEYKKGLK, encoded by the coding sequence ATGAGTACACAAGACCGCACTAACGAAACACCTATTTTGAGTGTTAGAAATTTAAAAACGTATTTCCTTAACGGTACTGGAAAATACCGGATGTTAGTAAAAGCTATTGATAATGTCAGTTTTGATGTATATAAAGGTGAAGTATTTGGCCTTGTTGGGGAATCTGGTTGTGGTAAAACAACAACTGGACGTACGATTATTAAATTACATAACCCAACTGATGGTGAAATTTATTTCAAAGGACAACGAATTGGTGCTGGATTTAGACAATTACAAACTGAAATTAAAGAAATCCGTATGAACGAGGAATTGTCTAATCAAGAAAAACGTCAAATGATTGCCGAACGTCAAAAGGAAATTAGAGAGCGTGTTCGCGATAATAATAATGTTGATTTTGATTTAATGAAAGACATGCAAATGATTTTCCAGGATCCAATCGCATCACTAAACCCACGGATGACAGTAAAAGAAATTATTGCAGAAGGGTTACGAATCGCTGGTGAACGGGATGAAGACTTAATTAATGAAAAAGTTAATGATGTCTTAAAAACCGTTGGGTTATTACCAGAACATGCCTCGCGTTATCCACATGAGTTCTCAGGAGGGCAACGCCAACGTATTGGTATTGCACGGGCATTAGTTGTTTCGCCTGACTTTATCATTGCCGATGAGCCAATCAGTGCCTTAGATGTATCAATTCAGGCACAGGTTATGAACTTATTAAATGATTTACGTGATGAACTTGGTATTACAATCCTATTCATTGCCCACGATTTATCGGTTGTTAAGTACTTTAGTAACCGGATTGGGGTAATGTATTATGGTAATTTAGTCGAGTTAGCAGATAGTAAGGAATTATTCTTGAACCCACTTCATCCATACACTCGTTCGCTTTTATCCGCTGTACCACTTCCAGATCCACGTTACGAGAAAAATCGTAAACGGATCCGTTACAACCCAGAAGAGGTTCATGATTACAGTGAGCAAGAACCAACACTTCAAGAAATCAAGCCAGGACATTATGTCTTAGCAAATGATGAGGAATTGGCAGAATACAAAAAAGGATTGAAGTAA
- a CDS encoding oligopeptide/dipeptide ABC transporter ATP-binding protein — MSKNKKLEVKDLTISFKTTQGMVRAVRGVDFDLYEGETLAIVGESGSGKSVTSRTIMGILAGNGVIDKGNIMYEGEDLTQIEEEEFHEIRGNKIGMIFQDPMSSLNPIMRIGKQITEGMILNGKRLKNKYEKMFHDEKARVDWLKRDIKRAKREFKALKKKAKEDETINLEEAKQKMQDRIAKDKNELKPAKVALKKAKAEAKKKIKEIWNAEKEKANQDIAQLKEQLQNATQEQATQIKKQIADRKEELARFKQVTKKEARERAITVMNEVGIPEPEKRLKQYPFQFSGGMRQRIVIAIALTLNPDILICDEPTTALDVTIQAQILELINQLKKEHNLSVIFITHDLGVVANMADRIGVMYAGKIVELGTSEDVFYDPRHPYTWALLSSMPDLDSSDRLVAIPGTPPNMLYPPKGDAFADRNKYAMKIDFEKQPPMFKISDSHYAATWLLHKDAPKVEMPEVIKHRIERMLKRSSSSEVKS; from the coding sequence ATGAGTAAAAATAAAAAACTTGAAGTTAAAGACTTAACGATTTCATTTAAGACAACTCAAGGAATGGTGCGCGCCGTACGTGGTGTTGATTTCGATTTATACGAAGGAGAAACACTTGCAATCGTAGGTGAATCTGGTAGTGGTAAATCTGTTACAAGTCGTACAATTATGGGAATCTTAGCTGGAAATGGTGTTATTGATAAAGGTAATATCATGTATGAAGGTGAAGATTTAACCCAAATAGAAGAAGAAGAATTTCATGAAATTCGTGGTAATAAAATTGGTATGATTTTCCAGGATCCAATGAGTAGTTTGAATCCAATTATGCGTATCGGTAAACAAATTACTGAGGGTATGATTTTAAATGGGAAACGTTTAAAAAACAAATATGAAAAAATGTTTCACGATGAAAAAGCGCGAGTTGACTGGTTAAAGCGTGATATTAAACGTGCTAAACGTGAGTTTAAAGCGTTAAAAAAGAAAGCAAAAGAAGATGAAACAATCAACTTAGAAGAAGCTAAACAAAAAATGCAAGACCGCATTGCAAAAGATAAAAACGAGTTAAAACCAGCAAAAGTAGCGTTGAAAAAAGCAAAAGCTGAAGCCAAGAAAAAGATTAAAGAAATCTGGAATGCCGAAAAAGAAAAGGCAAACCAAGATATCGCTCAGTTAAAGGAACAATTGCAAAATGCTACTCAAGAACAAGCAACACAAATTAAGAAGCAAATTGCTGATCGTAAAGAAGAACTAGCACGGTTTAAACAAGTTACTAAAAAAGAAGCTAGAGAACGCGCGATTACTGTCATGAATGAAGTAGGGATTCCAGAACCAGAAAAACGGTTGAAACAATATCCTTTCCAATTCTCTGGTGGTATGCGTCAACGGATTGTTATCGCAATTGCGTTAACACTTAATCCTGATATTCTTATTTGTGATGAACCAACAACAGCGCTTGATGTAACAATACAGGCACAAATTCTAGAACTAATTAACCAATTAAAGAAAGAACATAATCTAAGTGTTATTTTTATTACCCATGACCTTGGTGTCGTGGCAAACATGGCAGATCGTATCGGTGTTATGTATGCTGGTAAGATTGTTGAATTAGGAACAAGTGAAGACGTCTTCTATGATCCACGTCACCCATATACCTGGGCACTTCTTAGTTCAATGCCAGACTTAGATAGTTCTGACCGTTTAGTTGCGATACCTGGTACACCACCAAATATGTTATATCCACCTAAAGGTGATGCCTTTGCGGATCGTAATAAATATGCAATGAAAATAGATTTTGAAAAACAACCTCCAATGTTTAAAATAAGTGATTCACATTATGCAGCAACATGGTTGTTACACAAAGATGCACCGAAGGTAGAAATGCCTGAAGTCATTAAACACCGTATTGAACGGATGTTAAAAAGAAGTTCTAGCAGCGAGGTGAAAAGTTAA
- a CDS encoding ABC transporter permease, which translates to MNEKDKKQLDLTSEDFEFVQAEEKIFDKKFETKPIGYFKDAMIRFSKNRTNVIATIILFSIILGTIIFPLVSNKNASELEEELSFLPPRVPILENYGIFDGTSLKTEEPVDPSTINNDEYPEIPEGLGIPTGYPVASIDMDTLTNYEIPCSTKDESCRGGLVEIAIDAESSFVRVVSTDFVTFIRGLNPTLTIDIDNISDGTELDLYLLVGSDYQLLETFTEAGEFTIEPFETFNTTTYISSKLRFEYRAENNRQHVAIESITVNDDSSEEPVFEHTGYEISNYEIDASEGGAGRIVRSGAGLLVADFQFNNYIAQFGNKREVGFSANNYDEIIAENPQCVRQDNAPDSENPDGWTFPETCPIQEVIKQNESVVVDGVEYYSYELILNYQLYAGYDELPYYLFGTDQAGRDLFKLLWIGTRTSLLIGFVVSAINITIGIIYGSISGYYGGTVDLLMQRFSEIVGRIPWLVTLAIFIAFFGPGLKTLIFILVISGWIGIAGITRTQFYRYKGREYVLASRTLGAKDSRLIFRHILPNGIGTIITTSILSIPYVIFSESTLSYLGFGIGHGQDFRVFGFSFTGVSVGVLLSDARNYLVDRPYLTLFPAILISILMITFNMFGNALRDAFNPALRGSE; encoded by the coding sequence CGACAATTATTTTATTCTCAATTATTTTAGGTACGATTATCTTCCCACTTGTAAGCAATAAAAATGCTTCGGAATTAGAAGAAGAGTTATCGTTTTTACCACCACGTGTTCCAATCTTAGAGAATTATGGAATCTTTGATGGAACATCGTTAAAAACAGAAGAACCAGTTGATCCTTCAACAATTAATAATGATGAATATCCTGAAATACCCGAAGGATTAGGAATTCCAACTGGATATCCTGTTGCATCAATCGATATGGATACATTAACCAATTATGAGATTCCATGTTCTACTAAAGATGAATCATGTCGTGGCGGTCTCGTTGAAATTGCCATAGATGCAGAATCATCATTCGTACGGGTTGTATCGACTGACTTTGTTACTTTTATTCGTGGATTAAATCCAACCCTAACTATTGATATTGATAATATTAGTGATGGAACTGAGTTGGACTTATATCTACTAGTAGGTAGTGATTATCAGTTGCTTGAAACATTCACTGAAGCTGGTGAGTTCACGATTGAACCATTTGAAACATTTAATACAACAACGTATATCAGTTCTAAATTACGTTTTGAATACAGAGCCGAGAACAACCGTCAACACGTTGCTATTGAGAGTATTACGGTAAATGATGATTCAAGTGAAGAGCCTGTTTTTGAACATACAGGGTATGAGATTAGTAATTATGAAATTGATGCTTCAGAAGGTGGTGCTGGACGTATTGTGCGGTCTGGTGCTGGATTACTTGTCGCAGATTTTCAATTTAATAACTACATTGCTCAGTTTGGTAATAAACGCGAGGTTGGATTTAGTGCTAATAACTATGATGAAATCATTGCTGAAAATCCACAATGTGTTCGCCAAGACAACGCACCTGATAGCGAAAACCCTGATGGTTGGACTTTCCCAGAAACCTGTCCTATCCAAGAGGTTATCAAGCAAAATGAGAGTGTTGTTGTAGATGGTGTTGAATACTATTCTTATGAATTAATTTTAAATTATCAATTATATGCTGGATATGATGAATTACCATATTACCTCTTTGGTACAGATCAAGCTGGTCGTGATTTATTCAAATTATTATGGATTGGTACTAGAACATCACTATTGATTGGGTTTGTTGTAAGTGCTATTAATATTACGATTGGTATTATTTATGGATCAATTTCAGGATATTATGGTGGAACTGTTGACTTACTCATGCAGCGTTTTAGTGAAATTGTCGGACGGATTCCATGGTTAGTTACCCTAGCAATATTTATTGCATTCTTTGGACCAGGTTTGAAAACGCTGATATTTATTTTAGTTATTTCTGGGTGGATTGGTATAGCCGGTATTACCCGGACGCAATTTTATCGATATAAAGGACGTGAATATGTCCTTGCATCACGCACATTAGGTGCAAAAGATTCACGTTTAATTTTCAGACATATTTTACCAAATGGTATCGGAACGATTATTACAACGAGTATCCTTTCTATCCCATATGTTATATTCTCTGAATCGACATTATCGTATTTAGGGTTTGGTATTGGACATGGACAGGACTTTAGAGTCTTTGGATTCTCCTTTACCGGAGTAAGTGTTGGTGTATTATTATCGGATGCACGTAATTACTTAGTTGACCGTCCATATTTAACCTTATTCCCAGCGATATTAATTTCAATACTTATGATTACATTTAATATGTTTGGTAATGCACTACGTGATGCATTCAATCCTGCTTTAAGGGGGTCTGAATAA